The following proteins come from a genomic window of Rhodoligotrophos sp. CJ14:
- a CDS encoding VOC family protein — protein sequence MDTVSPAANPHQSEGHRGKSMILYTTLGVRDVKRSIPFYDAVLGVLGHRRRLTEDDWAAWGPEYDAGVSFCICPPFDGNPPSVGNGTMIALRGQSDKEVKAFHEAALQHGGTCEGPPGTREAYGPHFYVCYVRDLDGNKLACAFPDYGK from the coding sequence ATGGACACGGTCTCACCAGCCGCAAATCCTCATCAGTCCGAGGGGCATCGGGGAAAGTCGATGATCCTCTACACCACGCTTGGTGTGCGGGATGTGAAGCGCTCGATCCCCTTCTATGACGCGGTGCTCGGCGTGCTTGGGCACCGCCGCCGGCTCACCGAGGATGATTGGGCAGCCTGGGGCCCGGAATATGACGCGGGCGTGAGCTTCTGCATCTGTCCCCCGTTCGACGGCAATCCGCCCAGTGTCGGTAACGGCACCATGATCGCCCTGCGCGGCCAATCGGACAAAGAGGTCAAGGCCTTTCACGAAGCAGCCCTCCAGCATGGCGGGACCTGCGAAGGACCGCCTGGAACGCGCGAGGCTTACGGACCGCATTTCTATGTCTGCTATGTCCGGGATCTCGACGGGAACAAGCTGGCCTGCGCCTTTCCCGATTACGGCAAATAG
- a CDS encoding CDP-alcohol phosphatidyltransferase family protein codes for MAVSVGALGQLGFARPASAGVALVVFAAIVVLVLLALRRNGMATFGPANAVTLMRAVLASLIAGLTCESLYGTSANTSFIALVLVMAGVAVATDAVDGWIARRSGMVSSFGARFDMETDALLILILSVLAWSLGQAGFWIIAAGLMRYAFQLAGWRWPVLAAPLPPSRRRKLICAVQTTGLMIMLVVSTPLSHAIGAITLGLLASSFAMDILWLTRHQPLSVPSS; via the coding sequence GTGGCCGTGAGCGTTGGCGCTCTCGGGCAGCTGGGCTTTGCCCGTCCAGCCAGCGCCGGCGTCGCCTTGGTCGTCTTTGCAGCGATCGTGGTCCTGGTGCTGCTTGCCTTGCGCCGCAACGGAATGGCCACATTCGGGCCAGCCAATGCGGTCACCCTCATGAGGGCCGTCTTGGCAAGCCTGATCGCCGGCCTCACCTGCGAATCGCTCTATGGCACCTCCGCCAATACAAGCTTCATCGCGCTCGTGCTGGTCATGGCCGGCGTAGCTGTGGCAACGGACGCCGTGGATGGATGGATCGCTCGCCGCTCTGGCATGGTTTCGAGCTTCGGCGCTCGGTTCGATATGGAAACCGATGCCTTGCTGATCCTCATCCTCTCGGTTCTTGCATGGAGTCTCGGACAAGCCGGGTTTTGGATCATCGCGGCCGGCCTCATGCGATATGCGTTCCAGCTTGCGGGCTGGCGCTGGCCCGTTCTTGCTGCCCCATTGCCGCCTTCGCGCCGGCGTAAGCTGATCTGTGCTGTGCAGACCACCGGACTTATGATCATGCTCGTCGTGTCCACGCCGCTCAGCCATGCGATCGGCGCAATAACGCTCGGTCTTCTCGCAAGCTCATTCGCCATGGACATTCTGTGGCTGACCCGGCACCAGCCCCTGTCGGTCCCAAGTTCATGA
- a CDS encoding SIR2 family NAD-dependent protein deacylase produces the protein MPLKAKSLGDQTPDIASAVEELADAICQRKVILFVGAGVSMNVGLPSWSTLIEHMVEDLGLDKHCAEVKDCSYQMLAEYYRLKEGSIGPLRSWMDRNWKVSDEKVKQSRLHKLIVELDFPIIYTTNYDRNLEVAFTLYEKPFVKIATAKDVAKAAPGVTQIIKYHGDFDEDASLVLAETDYFNRLSFETPLDLKFRSDSLGNTILFIGYSMSDMNIRLLLHRLWEMWSRSGYEKDRPRSYVFMPNPNQVQEAILARWGISMVSEDAESAEDGLYNFLCRIRDRVKRLSANRSD, from the coding sequence ATGCCTCTGAAGGCAAAATCCTTGGGCGATCAAACGCCGGACATCGCTTCAGCCGTGGAAGAGCTGGCCGACGCCATCTGCCAACGCAAGGTCATTCTGTTCGTCGGCGCCGGGGTCTCGATGAATGTGGGACTGCCGTCCTGGAGCACGCTTATCGAGCACATGGTCGAGGATCTCGGCCTCGACAAGCATTGCGCCGAGGTCAAGGACTGCAGCTATCAGATGCTTGCTGAATATTATCGGCTGAAGGAGGGAAGCATCGGCCCATTGCGGAGCTGGATGGATCGGAACTGGAAGGTTTCCGATGAGAAGGTCAAGCAATCGCGGCTGCATAAGCTGATCGTCGAGCTCGATTTTCCGATCATCTACACCACGAATTACGACAGAAATCTCGAAGTGGCCTTCACTCTCTATGAGAAGCCATTCGTGAAGATCGCCACTGCGAAGGACGTGGCGAAAGCGGCGCCGGGCGTGACACAGATCATCAAGTACCACGGTGATTTCGACGAAGATGCTTCGCTGGTTCTTGCGGAAACGGATTATTTCAATCGGCTCTCGTTCGAAACGCCACTCGACCTGAAGTTTCGGTCCGACTCCCTCGGCAATACAATTCTGTTCATCGGCTATAGCATGTCCGACATGAATATCCGGCTGCTGTTGCACCGGCTTTGGGAGATGTGGAGCCGGTCCGGCTACGAAAAGGACCGGCCGCGATCCTATGTGTTCATGCCGAATCCCAATCAGGTTCAGGAAGCCATTCTGGCCCGGTGGGGGATTTCGATGGTCAGCGAGGACGCGGAATCGGCTGAGGATGGGCTCTATAATTTCCTCTGTCGGATCAGGGACCGAGTCAAACGTTTGAGCGCTAACAGATCCGATTGA
- a CDS encoding ferritin-like domain-containing protein — MTNQDEAVRDVFLAGLRNAHAVENEAVSLISRQVERLENYPEAAQRLQQHLTETEGQISRLEAILDSVGDSPSTFKDTAAKVMANMAAMGHSMAGDEILKNTFANYAFENYEIASYKSLITIAEAGGFSSAVPALKQSLDEEMAMADWLDKHIAGTTTRFLTLKQAGEQANR; from the coding sequence ATGACGAACCAGGACGAAGCCGTACGGGATGTGTTTTTGGCGGGGCTTCGCAATGCTCACGCGGTGGAGAATGAGGCGGTTTCCCTGATCAGCCGGCAGGTCGAGCGTCTTGAGAACTATCCTGAAGCCGCCCAGCGGCTGCAGCAACATCTCACGGAGACCGAGGGCCAGATCAGCCGCCTCGAGGCCATTCTCGACAGCGTCGGCGATAGCCCATCAACCTTCAAGGATACGGCTGCCAAGGTCATGGCGAATATGGCCGCCATGGGCCACAGCATGGCTGGCGACGAGATCCTCAAGAACACGTTCGCCAACTACGCGTTCGAGAATTACGAGATCGCGAGCTACAAATCCCTGATCACCATCGCCGAAGCGGGTGGTTTCAGCAGCGCAGTGCCTGCTTTGAAGCAGTCGCTCGATGAGGAAATGGCCATGGCGGACTGGCTGGACAAGCATATTGCCGGCACCACCACGCGCTTCCTCACACTCAAGCAGGCGGGCGAGCAGGCAAATCGCTAG
- a CDS encoding M20 aminoacylase family protein, translating into MNISALVRNDLPDLIAMRHQLHANPELGLEEEWTSDFVARELAMLGYEVHRGLARTGVVGTLRNGSSTRAIGLRADMDALPIQEETGLDYASKKPGLMHACGHDGHVTMLLGAARAIAERRNFDGTVHLIFQPAEENAGGALLMVEEGLFERFPCDAIFALHNEPALPFGQFALREGPIMAAVDEARIIVQGRGGHGAEPESTIDPVVASAAIVMALQTIVSRNIDPMDQAVVTVGAIHGGSASNIIPERVELVVGIRSFGSAARDHLEKRITEIARLQAESYGCRAMIDYFRSYDATINHKAETDYLREVAIRFAGRENVADLEHPFMGSEDFAYMLNARPGSYFFLGSRVTPDDKPLHHPGYDFNDDIIPLGVAFWTELVEDYLKPR; encoded by the coding sequence ATGAACATTTCTGCGCTTGTTCGCAACGATCTTCCGGATCTGATTGCAATGCGGCACCAGCTCCATGCGAACCCGGAGCTCGGCCTTGAGGAGGAATGGACCTCGGACTTCGTGGCCCGCGAGCTCGCTATGCTGGGCTATGAAGTCCATCGTGGTCTCGCCAGAACCGGCGTTGTCGGCACGCTCCGCAATGGCTCGAGCACCCGAGCGATCGGCCTGCGGGCGGACATGGATGCCTTGCCGATCCAGGAGGAGACCGGTCTCGATTATGCCAGCAAGAAGCCTGGCCTCATGCATGCCTGCGGCCATGATGGGCATGTGACCATGCTGCTCGGCGCGGCACGGGCCATCGCTGAGCGGCGCAACTTCGACGGCACCGTGCATCTCATCTTCCAGCCCGCGGAGGAGAATGCCGGCGGCGCCCTGCTGATGGTCGAGGAGGGCCTGTTCGAGCGTTTTCCCTGCGATGCGATCTTCGCCCTCCACAATGAGCCCGCTTTGCCCTTCGGGCAGTTTGCCCTGCGGGAAGGCCCGATCATGGCCGCTGTGGATGAGGCGAGGATCATTGTACAAGGCAGAGGTGGTCATGGCGCCGAACCCGAAAGCACCATCGACCCGGTGGTCGCAAGCGCTGCGATCGTCATGGCGCTGCAAACCATCGTGTCCCGCAATATTGACCCGATGGATCAGGCGGTCGTAACCGTAGGCGCGATCCATGGCGGCAGCGCCAGCAACATTATTCCCGAGCGGGTCGAACTGGTGGTGGGTATTCGCTCCTTCGGCAGCGCGGCACGTGATCACCTGGAAAAGCGCATCACGGAAATCGCGCGCCTGCAGGCCGAAAGCTATGGCTGCCGCGCAATGATCGACTATTTCCGCAGCTACGACGCCACAATCAACCATAAGGCGGAGACCGATTATCTCCGGGAAGTGGCGATCCGTTTTGCGGGACGGGAGAATGTTGCGGACCTCGAGCACCCTTTCATGGGCAGCGAGGATTTCGCCTATATGCTGAATGCACGGCCAGGCTCCTATTTCTTCCTAGGCTCGCGCGTGACACCCGATGACAAGCCGCTGCACCACCCCGGCTATGATTTCAACGATGATATCATTCCGCTCGGGGTCGCGTTCTGGACGGAACTGGTGGAAGATTATCTGAAGCCAAGATGA
- a CDS encoding ferritin-like domain-containing protein has product MAEKNLESLFHDTLKDIYYAERKIVKALPKMARGAKLPELKAALEKHREETEGQIERLQQVFEIFGKRAQGKTCPAIEGIIEEGEEILDEFKGAPALDAGLVSAAQAVEHYEIARYGTLKRWAEMLGMKDAAKLLDQTLSEEYKTDELLTKLADQAANQKAQAA; this is encoded by the coding sequence ATGGCTGAAAAGAACCTGGAGAGCCTGTTCCACGATACACTTAAGGACATCTATTATGCCGAGCGGAAGATCGTGAAAGCTCTTCCGAAAATGGCAAGAGGTGCCAAGCTGCCGGAACTGAAAGCGGCCCTGGAAAAGCACCGCGAAGAGACCGAAGGGCAGATCGAGCGCCTGCAGCAGGTCTTCGAAATCTTCGGTAAGCGTGCCCAAGGCAAGACATGCCCGGCGATCGAAGGCATCATCGAAGAAGGCGAAGAAATCCTGGACGAGTTCAAGGGTGCTCCCGCGCTGGATGCCGGGCTCGTTTCGGCGGCTCAGGCGGTCGAGCATTACGAGATCGCCCGCTACGGCACGCTAAAGCGCTGGGCGGAAATGCTGGGCATGAAAGACGCAGCCAAGCTGCTCGATCAAACGCTCTCGGAAGAATATAAAACCGACGAGCTTCTCACCAAGCTGGCTGATCAAGCTGCCAACCAGAAGGCACAGGCCGCCTGA
- a CDS encoding ABC transporter permease, giving the protein MIDKAAIANTPARETRPAGDLRKLLRPHRILLVLMAATLVIYMVMTMRWDWLPEYWPMLLVGVWHTILLLITSALLGFLLAVPLGLVQVTGPAPLSWLARSFCTIIRGTPLLLQLWLIYYGVGSLFPQIPEIRNSFLWPYLREAWPYGILALTLSFAGYEGEVMRGAFAGVPRGELDAARAFGMGRFTTLRRIWLPRAIHRALPTLNGDMVLQLKSTPLVATITVIDVYAVISRIRQDTYLVYEPLLFLALVYMCLTAILVMIFRYFEARIPTRGA; this is encoded by the coding sequence ATGATCGACAAGGCCGCCATAGCAAACACCCCCGCGCGCGAGACCAGACCCGCCGGCGACCTGCGTAAACTGCTCCGACCCCATCGCATCCTGCTTGTGCTTATGGCCGCCACGTTGGTGATCTATATGGTCATGACGATGCGCTGGGATTGGCTGCCCGAATACTGGCCGATGCTGCTGGTCGGGGTCTGGCACACGATCTTGCTGCTGATCACCAGTGCCCTTCTGGGCTTTCTGCTCGCCGTTCCGCTGGGTCTGGTGCAGGTGACGGGGCCGGCGCCGCTATCCTGGCTCGCACGCAGCTTTTGCACCATCATTCGCGGAACGCCGCTCCTGCTTCAGCTCTGGTTGATCTATTACGGCGTGGGCTCCCTGTTCCCGCAGATCCCGGAGATCCGCAACTCGTTCCTCTGGCCCTATCTCCGCGAGGCCTGGCCTTATGGCATTCTCGCGCTCACACTCTCATTTGCGGGCTATGAGGGCGAGGTGATGCGTGGCGCCTTTGCCGGAGTTCCCCGCGGGGAGCTGGACGCGGCGCGGGCCTTCGGAATGGGCCGCTTCACCACCCTGCGTCGTATTTGGCTGCCCCGGGCGATACACCGCGCGCTTCCCACCCTCAATGGCGACATGGTTCTGCAGCTCAAGTCGACACCGCTCGTGGCCACGATCACGGTCATCGATGTCTATGCCGTGATCTCGCGCATTCGCCAGGACACTTACCTCGTCTATGAGCCCCTGCTCTTTCTTGCGCTCGTCTACATGTGCCTGACCGCGATTCTCGTGATGATCTTCCGGTATTTCGAAGCACGCATTCCCACCCGCGGTGCCTGA
- a CDS encoding YihY/virulence factor BrkB family protein, translating to MRDEKSKTGAPFGNFATIAGAILLLSLLARARRNNAPSEIPAVGNPSRPAVASTRDNRGRGAKSPTQIPRKGWWDILVRVYEEFTSDRLMAVAAGVTFYTMLALFPGIAAFISLYGLLADPQTIGSHLSMLESLLPAEAINIVGGQLGSIAGESNKSLGFGFFIGLAIALWSASAGVRAIIDSLNIVYEEDEKRGYIKLYGLSLLFTFGAVLLGIITIGAVVAVPIILDLFGQGSTAETVLKWVRWPILYVFFVVSIGALYRYGPSRAHAKWRWVIWGALLGGLLWLAASGLFSWYVANFASYNETYGSLGAVIAFMTWIWISTVVILACAELNSEMEHQTVRDTTKEPTEPLGRRGAVMADTIGRAAG from the coding sequence ATGCGCGACGAAAAATCGAAGACCGGTGCACCATTTGGCAATTTCGCGACCATTGCCGGTGCGATCCTGCTTCTCTCGCTGCTTGCGCGTGCGCGCCGCAACAATGCGCCTTCGGAGATCCCTGCCGTCGGCAACCCGAGCCGCCCGGCTGTCGCCTCGACGCGAGATAATCGCGGCCGCGGTGCGAAATCTCCAACCCAAATCCCGAGGAAGGGCTGGTGGGATATCCTCGTTCGCGTTTACGAGGAGTTTACCAGCGACCGGCTCATGGCCGTGGCGGCCGGCGTGACCTTCTACACCATGCTCGCACTATTCCCGGGTATCGCCGCCTTCATTTCGCTTTATGGCCTCCTGGCCGATCCACAGACGATTGGAAGCCACCTCAGCATGCTGGAAAGCCTGCTTCCGGCCGAAGCCATCAATATCGTGGGCGGGCAATTGGGGAGTATTGCAGGGGAAAGCAACAAGTCATTGGGGTTCGGCTTCTTCATCGGCCTTGCCATTGCCCTGTGGAGCGCCAGCGCCGGGGTACGGGCAATCATCGACTCGCTTAACATCGTCTATGAGGAAGATGAAAAGCGCGGCTATATCAAGCTCTACGGCCTCTCTTTGCTTTTCACCTTCGGCGCGGTGCTTCTCGGAATCATCACGATCGGCGCGGTGGTCGCGGTTCCGATCATTCTGGATCTGTTCGGGCAGGGCTCGACGGCGGAAACGGTGTTGAAATGGGTGCGTTGGCCGATCCTCTATGTCTTCTTCGTGGTTTCGATCGGGGCGCTCTACCGCTATGGCCCGAGCCGTGCTCATGCCAAGTGGCGCTGGGTGATCTGGGGGGCATTGCTTGGCGGGCTGTTGTGGCTTGCAGCCTCCGGCCTGTTCTCCTGGTACGTCGCCAATTTCGCATCGTACAACGAGACTTATGGGTCGCTCGGCGCAGTTATCGCCTTCATGACCTGGATCTGGATTTCCACCGTGGTGATCCTCGCCTGCGCCGAGCTCAACTCGGAAATGGAACATCAGACTGTCCGCGATACGACGAAAGAACCCACAGAGCCTCTCGGTCGGCGTGGCGCCGTGATGGCGGACACGATCGGGCGAGCCGCGGGCTGA
- a CDS encoding malonate--CoA ligase translates to MGANSNLYALLEQRFIEAGDQPAFSLPGRAGLSYAGLLERVGRFANALRELGVRPDDRVTVQVEKSLNNVALYLAVMKVGAVYQPLNTAYTTAEVDYFVGDAEPRLIVTDPVRRAAMDDLADKHGVPAVETLDAQGEGSLAELAASMAVAAETAHRGPDDLAGLLYTSGTTGRSKGAMLTHRNLSSNALTLKDLWAFAPGDVLLHALPIFHVHGLYVALNTAFLNRSEIIWLDKFDADQVIAQLPRATLMMGVPTFYTRLLGHAGFSQDVCGNMRLFISGSAPLLADTHRQFEAVTGHKILERYGMTECGMITSNPYDGERVPGTVGFPLPEVSVRIVDGEGRPVAPGEVGMLETNGPNRFKGYWRMPEKTAEEIRPDGFFITGDLASMDEEGRVTIVGRGKDLIISGGFNVYPKEVESELDQLPGVRESAVIGVPHPDFGEAVVAVVTSLPNVVIAEPEVIERLAQRLAKFKVPKRVIQIGELPRNTMGKVQKAELRKQYGDLFSTVA, encoded by the coding sequence ATGGGCGCGAACAGCAATCTCTACGCCTTGCTCGAGCAGAGGTTCATCGAGGCCGGTGATCAACCGGCTTTTTCGCTTCCGGGCCGGGCGGGGCTCTCCTATGCCGGTCTGCTCGAGCGCGTCGGGCGGTTCGCCAACGCCCTGCGCGAGCTCGGAGTTCGGCCGGATGACCGGGTGACGGTCCAGGTCGAGAAATCGCTCAACAATGTGGCGCTCTATCTGGCAGTCATGAAGGTGGGTGCGGTCTATCAGCCGCTCAACACCGCCTATACGACTGCTGAAGTGGACTATTTCGTCGGCGACGCGGAGCCCCGGCTCATCGTGACCGATCCTGTTCGGCGGGCAGCGATGGATGATCTGGCCGACAAGCATGGCGTGCCTGCCGTCGAGACGCTGGATGCTCAGGGCGAAGGCTCGCTGGCGGAGCTGGCCGCGAGCATGGCGGTGGCTGCAGAGACCGCCCATCGTGGCCCGGACGACCTTGCAGGTCTGCTCTATACATCCGGCACGACGGGGCGCTCCAAGGGCGCCATGCTGACGCATCGCAACCTGTCCTCGAACGCGCTCACCTTGAAAGATCTCTGGGCATTCGCGCCGGGTGATGTGCTGTTGCATGCGCTGCCGATCTTCCATGTGCATGGACTTTACGTGGCGCTGAATACGGCCTTCCTGAACAGGTCGGAGATCATCTGGCTGGATAAGTTCGACGCCGATCAGGTGATCGCTCAGCTGCCACGCGCCACTCTCATGATGGGTGTGCCGACCTTTTACACCCGGCTTCTCGGGCATGCCGGGTTCAGCCAGGACGTGTGCGGCAACATGCGGCTCTTCATCTCCGGCTCGGCGCCGCTCTTGGCTGATACCCATCGCCAGTTCGAGGCGGTGACCGGTCACAAGATCCTCGAGCGCTATGGCATGACCGAATGCGGCATGATCACCTCGAACCCCTATGACGGGGAGCGGGTGCCCGGAACCGTGGGCTTTCCCTTGCCGGAAGTTTCGGTGCGCATCGTCGATGGTGAAGGCCGGCCGGTTGCACCTGGCGAGGTGGGCATGCTTGAGACCAACGGACCCAACCGGTTCAAAGGATATTGGCGCATGCCAGAGAAGACGGCCGAGGAAATCAGGCCGGACGGCTTTTTCATCACCGGCGATCTCGCCAGCATGGACGAGGAAGGCCGCGTGACAATCGTTGGCCGGGGCAAGGATCTCATCATCAGCGGCGGCTTCAATGTCTATCCGAAGGAAGTGGAATCCGAGCTGGACCAGCTGCCAGGTGTCCGCGAATCCGCGGTCATAGGCGTTCCGCATCCGGATTTTGGCGAGGCGGTGGTCGCCGTCGTCACCAGCCTGCCCAATGTGGTGATCGCCGAACCGGAGGTGATCGAACGGCTTGCCCAGCGGCTTGCCAAATTCAAGGTGCCGAAGCGGGTCATTCAGATCGGCGAGCTACCGCGCAATACCATGGGCAAGGTGCAGAAGGCCGAGCTGCGCAAGCAATATGGAGACCTGTTCAGCACGGTCGCCTGA
- a CDS encoding transporter substrate-binding domain-containing protein produces the protein MKRLVSKLAAAILAIGLTSAASQAETLKVGIAAEPYPPFSVPDAQGNWHGWEIEFAKAACEAAKLTCEITPVAWDGIIPALTSKKIDMIVASMSITAERQKTIDFTNKYYNTPTMVAGPKSLKFDATPEGLKGKVLGVQVSTVHEAYAKKHFTDAEIKIYQTQDEANQDLVAGRIDAIQADGIAIQDFIKTPEAQACCEIKGEVAEDLEVLGPGVGIGVRKGDTELKEKLNAAIAEIRKNGKYDEIAKKYFDFDIYGS, from the coding sequence ATGAAGCGATTGGTGAGCAAACTGGCCGCCGCGATTCTGGCCATTGGACTGACTTCGGCAGCATCACAGGCTGAGACGCTCAAAGTCGGCATAGCCGCCGAACCCTATCCGCCCTTCTCCGTGCCGGACGCGCAAGGAAACTGGCATGGTTGGGAGATTGAATTTGCCAAGGCAGCCTGCGAAGCAGCCAAGCTGACCTGCGAAATCACGCCAGTCGCTTGGGACGGCATCATTCCAGCACTCACGTCGAAGAAGATCGACATGATCGTGGCCTCAATGTCGATCACGGCTGAACGGCAGAAGACCATTGATTTTACCAATAAGTATTACAACACGCCCACGATGGTGGCCGGTCCCAAGTCATTGAAGTTCGATGCCACACCAGAAGGCCTGAAAGGCAAGGTGCTCGGCGTCCAGGTTTCGACCGTGCACGAGGCCTATGCCAAGAAGCATTTCACGGATGCCGAGATCAAGATCTACCAGACCCAGGATGAAGCGAATCAGGATCTTGTGGCCGGGCGCATCGATGCTATTCAGGCAGACGGTATCGCGATCCAGGACTTCATCAAGACGCCTGAAGCCCAAGCGTGCTGTGAGATCAAGGGCGAAGTGGCGGAGGATTTGGAGGTTCTGGGCCCCGGTGTGGGGATCGGCGTGCGCAAAGGGGATACGGAGTTGAAGGAAAAACTCAATGCCGCCATTGCCGAGATCCGAAAGAACGGCAAGTATGATGAGATCGCGAAGAAATACTTTGATTTTGATATTTACGGTAGCTGA
- a CDS encoding ABC transporter permease, which yields MSIQWELLALTPPGWGGLLLQGLLTSLQIAGGGYLLGLSLGIGGAFGKLYGGPVLRDLLECYTTIVRAVPELVLILLLYYAGTDLLNRILTSLGADTIDINGLAAGIMVVGIVQGAYSTEVLRGAIKAIPFGEIEAARAFGMPPLLMLRRVTWPAMLPHALPGLSNLWLIATKDTALLAVIGFTELTLATRQAGGATKAYFLFFCAAGALYLAVTLVSNGIVALLERRARRGLPSPR from the coding sequence ATGTCGATCCAATGGGAGCTTCTGGCGCTGACCCCGCCCGGCTGGGGAGGTCTGCTGCTGCAGGGCCTTCTCACGTCGCTCCAGATTGCCGGCGGCGGCTATCTGCTGGGGCTCAGCCTCGGCATTGGCGGGGCCTTTGGCAAGCTTTATGGTGGCCCCGTCCTGCGCGATCTTCTTGAATGCTACACCACCATCGTCCGTGCCGTTCCCGAGCTGGTGCTGATCCTTCTTCTCTATTACGCGGGAACGGATCTCCTGAACCGCATCCTCACGAGCTTGGGCGCGGACACGATCGACATCAATGGCCTTGCCGCCGGCATCATGGTCGTCGGCATTGTCCAGGGCGCCTATTCGACTGAAGTGCTGCGGGGCGCCATCAAAGCGATCCCCTTCGGTGAGATCGAGGCCGCGCGAGCCTTTGGCATGCCACCCCTGCTGATGCTGCGACGGGTAACATGGCCCGCTATGTTGCCCCATGCATTGCCTGGGCTCTCGAACCTCTGGCTGATAGCCACCAAGGACACGGCGCTCCTTGCCGTCATCGGCTTTACCGAGCTCACCCTTGCGACGCGGCAAGCCGGAGGAGCGACCAAAGCCTATTTCCTGTTCTTCTGTGCAGCGGGTGCGCTTTATCTCGCGGTGACCCTGGTCTCCAACGGCATTGTTGCACTTCTTGAGCGGCGCGCGCGACGCGGCCTGCCGAGCCCCAGGTAG